ACAACATAAACTGCTACACATGAAGTGTGAAGACATTACAACCGGCAGAATGTCTGCATTGGATATTCCATTCAATAAAGGCCAAAAGAAGTCAGGACAGTGCAAGAGTTCATAATAATAAGGTGGCATTTGCGGTGACAGGATGCCAGTGATTACCCACTAACTATTAATGGCTTACGTAACCTTGTACTTGATGCATGCTTAGCCAGACATGGCAGTCCAAGTTGAACTGGAGCTCAGAAGCTGGTGTATTAGATCTTCCATTCTGTGTTCACCATTGAGCTCAGCAGCACAGCAGTCACATGCTGATGAGAGGGCCTAAATTTTCCAAATCTGGCCTTCAGATTTACACAGAGCAGACTGGTGGAGAAAAGGTGGAAAAGGTACATGTTTgagtcattttattttgtttgaaagttgataactatttgttttaatatattttcaatgaatatttttctttttcaaaactattgaaatacatttgtatagttttttaaatatcagaaaaatGTTTAAAGACCTTTGACAGGGGCCTTTGAATACCATGCTTAGTCAGCACTCAGACCCCACTCTGTCTTGTGGTGTATCAGCCTGTCCAGCCCTTGGCACCCAGAAGAAGTGAGCACACGTGGGCGGTGAGTATCAGCAGCAGACCATGTCCAGCATAAGTTACAGCAGAGTCAGTTCTGCAATTTGCAATTTCTTGCCCTCACAGAAGTGGAACAGAAGAAAATGAAATGATTTAATTTGTTTTGCTTCCAACCAGTGCTGTTCTTAGGAAATATAATCCTTTGTTTCACTAAAGATAGTATTGAAATCACAGTCTGTCCAGTAGTGGGATAGTAGAGTTAATTCAATTCTCACGTGGGAACCTAAATAAATTATGATCAAGATAAAAGTGTTCCAGCTTGCAGGTAGATTGGAGGAGGACATGTGAAAACTATGAAACGGCGGACTTAGATCGATGAGACATAACCATAAAAACTAACCTTCATTTTTGAGGATCAGTTCCCACCCCAATCTAACATTTCACATTCTGCTATTGATATCTACCCAATGCCTGTATAGTTGAGATTATTGACTTCTTGCAATTGTACCCTTAAGTACGTTTTCTtataatgtcagcaaaataactAAATGTGTCAATTTCCATACTTTGTAATTCATTTTTGTTTCCTACTCACCTAACACACCGTTCCTTCATCCCACACTGTTCTCAACTCATGTTTTCTAATGAATTTTGTCCCTCACAAAAGAAATTGCTTTAGTTGAGAAAAGAATTTCTGATTAAAGTGAAAATGTCAAAAGGACAAATTAGTGCTGGGCCATCAGTCTGAATTTCTTAAAGCTCATGTCCAAAAGCAGTTAACCAACTAtcggttctccccatgtctgcgtgggtttcctccgggtgctctgaattcctcccacattccaaagacgtacaagttaggaagttgtgggcatgctatgttggtgccggaagtgtggcgacacttgcgggctgccccccggaacactacacaaaaaatgcatttcactgtgtgtttcgatgtacttgtgactaataaagatcttatcttatatccatTTAAAGGAATAGCCTAAATAAATTACAGAATTTTCCATTATTTCTCGTTGCCAAATAAGAGATTAGTTCTCAAGTCATTGGGGAAACAATTTACtgatttcattttgtttgttCAATGATCATGTTCCCATTGTGGATCTATTACTATATGTGAAACTTGTATTTTgattaaatgaatgaaaaaagcCAAAATGATTAACAAATCACACAGTTGAGTATGGAGGCACTAGAGATAAGGGTAAGTTAAAATTATCAGGTGTCAATGGAAATAGCTTAAAATGTGCTGCCATGAAGAGTGGAAATTAGATACTTGACCCATGTAGCTGAAAGTTATGTAAATTGCATGGAGTAATTCATAAAGATGAAAAGAATTGCATCAGAGAGATCATATTTTAGTGGAGCTGATTTGGTTCTACTTTTAAGAAGATTATTCAGTTCAAACCTGGTTAGTTTGGCATCCAAGCTGCCCAAAACTTTGGCCAGTGGCAGAGGCCAACAGAAAAGCTGCAACTTTGTGTTGGGAGTAACTAATGAGTGGTGTACAAGAAACCCAATTATATCAGATAACACTATGTACTGAGTACATGCTGATGAATGTCCTGAATAAAATTGTTTAAAAGTTAAGTACTGCAGGGAATGAAAATATTTAGACAGGGTGCCTAATGAATGAATCCAGACCAGAAGTTCACAAACTTATTGCTCTTCAAAGGTTTGTTTGCTATGTGCAACCCCTGCCCCACCCTTCAAAACAACACTATCACTCACTGTAATTTTCCAGGTTATAATTagtaaatgattttaaatgtgttttaaatctCAAAAATATTCTTTCATTATTAAGGGCTGGGCAATAGTATCTAGAAAGAGTGTCCTGTATTATACTTTGCAaatcccctctcctcttcattcACCTGTACTTAAGAAGAATCTCTTCCATTGGACCAGTGTGAAATAATAGAATTTTGCGCTGCAACCATCCAATACCCTCTGCAAGTGTTAATGTTGTTACATTGGCAAGAATTATTAACTGTATATTGgaatctaggttcaatcctgacctctgttgttgtttgtgtggagcttgcatgttctctccacaACCAATGAcgtgttggtaagttaattggctagtgTAAGTTATGTAGGTTAATGGGGGGAAAATAATTAAAGAGAAATGGCTATTGGGCATGTGTGAGGAAATAATAAGTTGCAGAATATagcaggaaataaggagaggggaaatgggactctCCGGGGAGCCGGCCAGCCTGGACCCAGTGTGCTGAATGAGGGGGTGGTAATATCCTACTTCACATTGAACTGATATTTTAGTGTATAATTCTTACATAACCCTCGACTCTAGTGTGACAAGCAATACCTGATAGTCATTCAAGAAAGAGTCACATGACCTTATGGAGTAATTTGGGACAGAAATAGACAATACTCACATATCTTTCTGGGAAATTGGCATGGCATGGCATAACATGGAGCCATCCTGAATCATCTGGAACCAAACCCACcaattaacaacaaaaaaaaatctgttcccagaacATCTCAATAAGTTATGGTGTAAAATCAGAACAGAATATTGCATTTTTTCTGGAAACTACAATCCCAAAGGTAAGGAAGGAAGCAAAACTGTGGGAATCAACCTCGGCTGGGAACTTGCTGCTTGAGGAGACAGAGGGAGTGACTTTGGCACATTGCTCTTATCCATACCTGTCAACCCTTTTGAGTCCAAGTTATACATATGGTCTTTCAAACCCTTAGGGAATCATTCCAATTCTTAGGAAATATTTCTGTGActcaaaacatttttgaaatattaactataaTGCAAAATACTATACAAATAAAAGATGAAATGCAGAATTTTGACCAGTTTATTAATGGAGATCTACAAAGTTTCATAATTTTCTGTGTTAATTATGAACATCTTTAAATTATAATATTACAACTAATGTAACATAATGGTATCAACATTTTGAACATGATAACTATTATTAAGGCTGTTGAGCAATTCAAATAATTCATCATGACAATCAGGATTTCAATTGCAGAGAACATCAATATTTTTGAACattgcaagaggaaaatattttgcctttgaCAGAGTGGTTGTGAGTCAGGTGGGGGAAAGAGTGAGGGTGAAGATTTGTCAGGGTAGAGAGGGAATATGGAGGGAAGAGGGAGTCggaagagagagggaatggaagaaaggagagcaggaaagaaagagatgggggaggattgagagagaagtggagggggaaaggaaagTGAGAGTAGGAGTGCAAGAGATAGGAGGGTGGGAGTGCAGCTTCATGTCAAAGGCTGGAGAGTGGACTCGTTATCTGCGAGaaatccattccctgcctctctcccctccctccttgctTCTCTGCATCCCCTTTCTGGCCTGCtcatccctttcccctctctctctctccctatgctctccttctctctccagcCACTGCTTCCCCACGCTCCTCCATGACCCCCTCTGGCTATCAGCCACTCACCTCAGCATGTCTTGGACTGCTGCATGGGCAGCCCAAGACTTCTGCATGGACTGATGCTGGAAGTTAGATGGTGGCTTGTCTCACTGCCTGCTCTGTCACTGCACAGACCATTGAGCACAATGGCAGAGCAATGGTTTGCTGGGGAGGGCTCTTCAGATTCCTGCCAGGGAGGATCTGTGTAAGGATGGCATTCCCATCCATTTGAATAAGGTAAGTGCAAGTAAATGTTTTGCTTCTTTTAATTTAAAGTAATGTTTGTAATTACTCATTAGTGCTTTACTGtacttttaattacattttttttgaatgatttttatttttagtgtTAGTTTAATGTATTTGTATAGATTTAAAAGAGCTGTGAAAAGCTGGCAAACTGTGAGCGGTTATCAGGCACAGTGGGGTGGGGCCTCAAGACAGGTTGCCTCTGGCTCCCTTGCCTCTCAGATGCATTAGGTACGTCTCTCCGGCAGTCTGCAGCCAGATAAAGTACAGATTGGCTGGGATTGTGGGCGGTAAGTGTATGCTGCAGTGCTGGCTTAGAATGATCCAGCTCCATTCACAAATACATGGCTGCTATTATGGATACATGAAAAGCCAGTTAGATGTTCTTTCAGAGGCCCATAATTAATACGGTGGTTTATACAGCATCAAGGAATGAATTTCCAACAGTGCAAGAGGATGAGCTGCAAAGATTAGGAAAGCAATGTAATACATTGTGGATAAGAACTGTCCCTGAGCTACAGAACCAAACCAGGAGCAAAAAATGGATCACCAATCATCATTCCTATCTTGTGTTGCTTTCAACTCACATTTGTGGTTAATTCCAGAACATTCTTTCATTTATTGTAAATTGGATATCATTGGATTTCcacttttttcatttattcattattttgggattgaataaatgaaaaaaaaagaattccatggtgcggtgggggggggggggggagggggggaggtggggattggttccaggatttaaacccagtgatgatgaagaaatggcGATGTACTTCCATGTTAAGATGGTCTGTGACTTGGTGGGGAGCCCACTGGTGGTGTCATTTCTATCGCTTGCTGCCCGTGTCTCTCTTGGTGCAAAGAtcactggtttgggaggtgccactGGAGTAACTTGGTTAGGTAAcaccaatgcattttgtagatggtgggcCCTGCAACCACTGTGGTTGGTGGTAGAGAAGATCTACAATAGTGATTGACATCTCCTGGATGGTATTGTGCTTCTTCAGTATTGTTAGAGTTGTACCCTTCCAGGCAAATGCAGAACAAAGACTGATAGCAGACTGACTGGGCAATGACAAactgggttggatttgtcctgctctttTGTTAATAGGACATATCTGAGCAACTTTCCACATCATTGGACagatgccagtgctgtaactgcactgttaCAGCTTGACTacacaccaccaattttacaCACGTTGTCTACTCACTTTGTTATCTCGCACATCTAAGACTACACAGTTCTCCATCTTCCATACCTATGGCTTCAAGACTGCTTCAATAATATCAAAGAATATTTGGAgctcaataaaatattttagaagCAACAACATAAATAAGAGAAGGGTTAAAAGAACAAGTTGTTTTCCTTATATGTTCACGTGCAATTTTAAATTGCTTCTAACTCCAAAAAAATTAATCAAGAGTAAAATCTTGAAGTTTAactttttctttttgcttttacaTGTGATGGAAAATCAATCGTTTACTTCCTCAAACTCTGCTTAGCATCCTGTTTCTTCTATTCCATTGTCTTCTCCAGGACGGCTACTCGTTTCCTGATAGGAGGATACAAGTTCCCACACAATCACTTTTATTGCAATACCCTAAATATTATGCCCAGTATCCAACATAACCCTCTCTTAACTATGCTGAATAAAACAAAGTATTTGTTCAGAGTTCATTTGTACATAAATTAGCATCCAGTGGGAACTTCCCGGGTAATCTCTGTTCACATTCATGCTTCATTTATTTTCCCAAGATCAGGTTAACCTTtacaaactttatttatacagcatggtaacaggcccttccagcccaatgagtctgtgccgccaaattacacccacgttaacctacctaCCCATCTTGAATCCCACTAATAATTGTCCTGCGGCTGGCCAGCAGGTCGACATGTAGTAGAGGGGCTCAGGGAGTCCTGCTTCGCCCATTCCCATCTTTGGATTTAGCGTAAAAGTGCAAATACTTGAAATTTGGCAGCAGCGGACaggggcgggaattgaaccccaatcactggcacttgtaatagcattgtgctacccgctacgctaccatgctgcccctaaCCAAAGATCAATAATAGTGATCAGTCAACATTATGCTCTACACAACATTATTCTGTCCCTATGCTCTGCATCATGTAGTCGTTAATCGAAATACACCTACATTGGAATTATCTAATCAGGTGCCTTGAATTAGTAATGTTTTCTTTCAAGTGAGCCAAGCTCCCAATCAACTTGTTTCAATGAATGCAGCATATTGCTGATTACCTAATGATCTGCCAAATAAATCTATATTGTTATAGAATACATTTCCATGATAATGCCGTTAATCTTTCTGGTTCCAAATTGTAAACAGTTGGTATGAATTTTATCAGCTCACAGGTAGCCCATTCCCATCCTGAACAAGTGTGGCATTTGAAAAAGTTTCTGGGATAGAAAAGTAAATATAACGTTGTTTATGGAGAGAAGTCGAGTGTATGACGCCAtttttggccagcatggacatgataggaaaaatgacctcctcctgtgcttAAATTTCCATGGTTCTAAAGTCTCTACTCCTAGTAAAACAAAATGGATGTCTGTACCACCCTGACAATATGCATGTCTGGTGTTTCAAATATCTTGTCCAATTTATAACCAAATTTCATGCCGACTTGCTTTGCACAATATTTTCAATAACACAGCATATTCTTTTGTTTTCAGCAAAATTCTTCCAAGCTATATTCATTCATCCAAAAATTTACACCTTTCCTTTTAATAACAATTGCTATTCCTCTCACCCATACAACTGTTCCTTAAAAGTCTTTGTATTGACCGTACATACTGAATTCTCTTGAAACACACTATAATTGTCCTGTAGCTGGCCAGCAGGTCGACTTGTAGTAGAGGGACTCAGGGAGTCCTGCTTTGAGGCAATTTTCTTGACTTTCAGTTTTATACCTATTTAGAGAAAAAATATGGGTATTTAAAAACTAAACAAATGATTTAAGTTGCCATTATACCATTCAGATACTTATGCCGTTAATCTTTCTGGTTCCAAATTGTAAACAGTTGGTACGAATTTTATCAGCTCACAGGTAGCCCATTCCCATCCTGAACAAATGTGGCATTTGAAAAAGTTTCTGGGATAGAAAAGTAAATATAACATTGTTTATGGAGAGAAGTCAAGTGTATCATACATGACGGAAATTTTCAAAACAATCTGTTGTAAATAATCTTAAAACCAAAATTTCCAAATTGAAATCTATTATAAATCAACTTAATCTTCTGGTTGAAatcttttttgtgatttttattatggATGGTGTCTTGAATACCATAGGAACCTAAATATGTCCTTCAGTAGAAACCCTAACAAATTGTCAAACCATAAAACTAATGTCAATGACAGTAGCATTATAGGGCTAAGGTAATTCAGTGGTTATGTTACAGGActaatagttcagaaaatctgagCTGAAATGAAATTTGAGAATTTGAGAAATATGGAAATTAAGACAGTTAGGGACAACAAAAGCAACTattttggattgttgtaaaagctcCACTTGTTCACGAACTGCTTTTCCCCACCAGTTCTATAATGTGATTCAAATGCCACACCAACTTTGTCACTTAACTGTTATTTGAAATGGGTTAGGAAGATTCACAACTGAACAATCAAAAAGACCCACCCTATCTTCTCACTATGTAGAAATGAGCAGTAAATGCTAACCTTGCCGTTGATGACCAGATAATATGAATTGACACTGAAAGTTTTTTCCAGTTAGAGTGCATAGTTTAGAAGATTAAATAGAAAATGCATAGGTTATTTATCtaaatacaataaaactctgtttaTCTAGCACATTTGGGACTTTGGTCAcaccagactagcagattttccagacgatcgaatgtttttttttggtactCCAACaaccttttaattcacttttttttaaatgttacccgGTGATGTTTCAGTGAACtcagggtaagtttaaagggagcacagcaaTAGAACCAGCTGAGCTTAAAGGAAGCATGGCAAACATCACTTGGTGAGCCACATGATGAACTCTTAGGACTTCCAAAtggttggatagcagattatcagagttctaCTGTACAGATCATCGGAGTTCTAATGCACTCTCGgtccttgtgggaagctagagaagaaattgcggaggcgcTTGGAgaaatttttgcttcatctctggccacaggtgaggttccggaggactggagagtgactTGTGTGGTACCATTGTATTAAAAGgggagcaaaaacaagccagaaaactacaggccagtaagtctgacatcagtggtgggtaagttgctggagaggattctgagggacaggatctaccaacatttggagagacaggggtCTGATttaggacagtcagcacagctttgtacgTGGAAAGTCGTGTCTGAAAAatcttttggagttctttgaggaagtaaccaagagggtagatgaggatagggcagtggaagttgtctatatggactttagcaaggcctttgacaaggtccctcatggcaggctagtctggaaggttagatcacatgggatccaggggagatagctgattggattcataattggctcagtggtaggaagcagagggtgatggttgagggttgtttctcagactggaggcctgtgcctggtggtgtgccacaggagttgGTGCGCCACAGGAgttggtgctgggacttttgttgtttgtaatttatagaaattatTTGTATGTGactatacaaggcatggttagtaagtttgcagatgatactaaaatgaaTAGTGtcgtagatagtgtagaaggttatgaaaaattacaggaggatcttgatcagctaggtatgtaggctaaggattggcaaatggctttcaatccagataaatgtgaggtattacattttgggagatcaaaccagggtaagacttatacagtgaatggtggggccctggggagtgttatggaacagagggacctaggattgcaagttcactgaaagcagcgtcacaggtagatggagtagtgaagaaggcgtctggcacactggccttcatcagtcagggcactgggtataggagttgggaagttatgttgcagttatataagatgttggtgaggccgcacttggagtattgtgtacagttttggtcaccctgttatacgaaagatgttattaaactagaaagagtgcagaaaagttttaccaggatgttgcctggacttagagtcttgagctacaaggagaggttgtgtagactaggactttattcccttgaaCATAGATTTAGTGGTGACCTGAGAGAGGGagacaagatcatgagggacatagacagggcgaaagcacacagtctttttcccagggagggtgtgctaaaaacaagaaggcataggtttaagataggtggtgaaagatttaaaagggacattaggGGCAGCTTCGTCACTCAAATGGcggtgtgtatttggaacgagctgccagaaatagtggttgaaccgggcacattagcaacatttaaaagccagctacctaagtacatgaataggataggtttagaagactatgggccaaatgcaagcagatgggaccagcttgctgggcaacactgttggcatggatgagttgggctgaagggcctgtttccatgctgtacgactctatcaCTCTATCCTACTGTACAAGTTATCTGGGAAGAACTTGAGAAAAAAAAGTACCTCTCAGcctgcaaacaaaatatataaccCACTCACTCAATTTTCTAGCATGTTCTGCTGCACAGGCTGCAGTCAGCATTGCAGAAGGATGCATGGACAAAATGGATGGTTGAACATGTCCCTGGAAGATAAAAGGAAACAACAGATGGCGATCGCCCTCTATCATCCATTCTCTGAAGCACACATTCCAGCAGCTTCTCATAAAACCCAGAGAGAGAGTGAACTCAAAATGACAGATCAGACTTGCTAAACCAATGCATTTAAGTAGATTAACATTAACTATTTGCCAATATTTGAAATGGACATTCCATTCATTAGTATTTGTGCTAATCAGGGCAGTGGTGTTAGGCTGACATATAATAGATAGTTGAAACAAAGATCAACACTTGGAGAAATATTATTTATTGTCAACAATTGAAACATTGCACTCCGCTCCTTTGAGGGCACAAATGTTATTCAGACAGATTTTAGATTCCTGCTGTCTCTCCCATAGaggaaaaagataaaaataagaACCAGATTCATCTTTTTTGATATCTGGTAAGATTCCTTTAAATGTAAGTCACAGCAAATTTGGCACCCAGGTTTGATAATAGGGATTTGTGGCCCCAGCTGCTAAGATTATCAAGTCTCCAACTACTTTATGcatttattaagataagataagatctttattagtcacatatacatcgaaacacacagtgaaatacatctttcgcgtagtgatttttggggggcagcctacaagtgtcgccacacttccagcgccaacatagcatgcccataacttcctaacctgtacatctttggaatgtgggaggaaaccagagcacccggaggaaacccacacagatatggggagaacgtacaaactccttacagacagtggccggatttgaacggTAATGATATTAAATACAGTTGGAAACACTTGTATCATTAGAAATTAATACAAAGCTATTCAGGCCACTTTGCCTTTATTGCCTTCCATATGTCCACTGTAACAACATGGCTTCAAGTCCCACTAAAGACTTCAAATCTACACCCACAATACAGTGCTGTGAGGGTGCTTTAATTTCAGAGGTCCCATCTTTCTAGTGAAATGTTAAACCACAACCCTCaccctctcaggtgaatgtaaaaaatCCCTTTGTGTTATTTGAAGAAGAGTGGGGTTATATTCTGATGTCTTGgatttatccttcaaccattaTCACTGGAACGGATTATTTGGTAAGTAACTCATTACTATTTATGGAATCTCACTGGCACAAACTAGCTGCTGTTCTTTTTATGATATAACAGTgacaaaaaaagacaaatgatGTTGATG
The window above is part of the Pristis pectinata isolate sPriPec2 chromosome 1, sPriPec2.1.pri, whole genome shotgun sequence genome. Proteins encoded here:
- the LOC127574032 gene encoding uncharacterized protein C2orf80 homolog isoform X2, with amino-acid sequence MHENMKVTAHYELAINVALLWLTDEEDWEVPENEKVTISSCALSKYPNKMEREAMILSSFAGTLMNNMPLEDILELYRFRPSMSPFCKRAKGHVQPSILSMHPSAMLTAACAAEHARKLSIKLKVKKIASKQDSLSPSTTSRPAGQLQDNYSVFQENSVCTVNTKTFKEQLYGKRVAVLEKTME